A region from the Triplophysa rosa unplaced genomic scaffold, Trosa_1v2 scaffold207_ERROPOS546186, whole genome shotgun sequence genome encodes:
- the LOC130549998 gene encoding fucolectin-4-like produces the protein MDKLIHLILLSGLASIQGSLEENLALHGTVTQSSTHLTWVAQNAIDGKKYGSEYCFATLNHSNPWWRLDLLDVYNISTVIITAHDDYLDQANGAEIRVGNSLENNGNNNPICAVTSGLQAARTITYSCPGMLGRYVNVFMPGSTAHLSLCEVEVYGT, from the exons ATGGACAAACTCATTCATCTGATTTTACTTTCTG GTCTTGCTTCCATTCAGGGTAGTTTGGAAG agaatttagcattgCATGGAACAGTTACACAGTCATCCACACATCTCACCTGGGTAGCTCAAAATGCCATAGATGGTAAAAAATATGGCTCTGAATACTGCTTTGCTACATTGAATCATAGTAACCCATGGTGGAGGTTGGATCTCTTGGATGTTTATAACATCAGTACAGTGATCATCACTGCTCACGACGACTATTTGGATCAAGCCAACGGAGCCGAGATTCGTGTCGGAAACTCACTGGAAAACAACGGAAACAACAATCCCAT atgtGCTGTAACTTCTGGTCTGCAAGCTGCTCGCACCATCACTTACTCGTGTCCTGGGATGTTGGGACGTTATGTGAATGTGTTCATGCCTGGAAGTACTGCTCATCTGTCTCTGTGTGAGGTGGAGGTGTATGGAACAG
- the LOC130549996 gene encoding uncharacterized protein LOC130549996, whose protein sequence is MDKLIHLILLSGLASIQGSLEENLALHGTVTQSSTHLTWVAQNAIDGKKYGSEYCFATLNQSNPWWRLDLLDVYNISTVIITAHDDYLDQANGAEIRVGNSLENNGNNNPICAVTSGLQAARTITYSCPGMLGRYVNVFMPGSTAHLSLCEVEVYGTENLASKGTVTQSTTLSNYVAEKAKDNARYDGDICSATLFQTNPWWRLDLLDVYNIGTVIISTRWYPAETNGAEIRIGNSLDNNGNNNPRCAVVSGFLVGHTISYSCPGMSGRYVNVFMPGLINRLSLCEVEVYGTENFAFKGTATQPSTYLTWVAQYAVDGVRYGSVEAEHCSSTSSESNPWWRLDLLDYYEIDTVIIAPKPSCCPEFTTGVEIRIGNSLDNNGNNNPM, encoded by the exons ATGGACAAACTCATTCATCTGATTTTACTTTCTG GTCTTGCTTCCATTCAGGGTAGTTTGGAAG agaatttagcattgCATGGAACAGTTACACAGTCATCCACACATCTCACCTGGGTAGCTCAAAATGCCATAGATGGTAAAAAATATGGCTCTGAATACTGCTTTGCTACATTGAATCAAAGTAACCCATGGTGGAGGTTGGATCTCTTGGATGTTTATAACATCAGTACAGTGATCATCACTGCTCACGACGACTATTTGGATCAAGCCAACGGAGCCGAGATTCGTGTCGGAAACTCACTGGAAAACAACGGAAACAACAATCCCAT atgtGCTGTAACTTCTGGTCTGCAAGCTGCTCGCACCATCACTTACTCGTGTCCTGGGATGTTGGGACGTTATGTGAATGTGTTCATGCCTGGAAGTACAGCTCATCTGTCTCTGTGTGAGGTGGAGGTGTATGGAACAG agaatttagcatCGAAAGGAACAGTTACACAGTCAACCACATTGAGCAACTATGTAGCTGAAAAAGCCAAAGATAATGCAAGATATGATGGAGATATATGCTCTGCTACATTGTTTCAAACTAACCCATGGTGGAGGTTGGATCTTCTGGATGTTTATAACATTGGCACAGTGATCATCAGTACTAGATGGTATCCCGCTGAAACCAACGGAGCAGAGATTCGTATTGGAAACTCACTGGACAACAATGGAAACAACAATCCCAG atgTGCTGTAGTTTCTGGTTTTCTAGTTGGTCACACCATCAGTTACTCATGTCCTGGGATGTCGGGACGTTATGTGAATGTGTTCATGCCTGGACTGATAAAtcgtctctctctgtgtgaGGTGGAGGTGTATGGAACAG AGAATTTTGCATTTAAGGGAACAGCCACACAGCCATCAACATATCTCACCTGGGTAGCTCAATATGCCGTAGATGGTGTAAGATATGGCTCAGTTGAAGCAGAACACTGCTCTTCTACATCATCTGAGAGTAACCCATGGTGGAGGTTGGATCTTCTGGATTATTATGAGATTGACACAGTGATCATCGCTCCTAAACCATCCTGCTGTCCTGAATTTACCACTGGAGTAGAGATTCGTATCGGAAACTCGCTGGACAACAATGGAAACAACAATCCCATGTAA